In one Leptospira fletcheri genomic region, the following are encoded:
- a CDS encoding SpoIIE family protein phosphatase → MGFNTISWDLVLFNYYSFGSLLVTLTTLLLGIFYLTLKNKTVATTHLGWGFILLTFFESGYFFAALLYHPFASYHRWITGGFILPALTHYTQFLLRFPGNSNQRLAKWILIVEYSVITVVVILFIYLTSVAERIYHFTAHHWDVNAYDASRYLAIVIAIVSIVGFLIIPIWRIFVTKDKRRIALIMFTVGFLVAAIYPNVSNVLSRDGAMERSTYMTSNVIFFLAAFSVLVIAFINNSAERTTFMVKIVGITLFTICLIMQALVFISSQEKESEYDSLKMVNIERAIENGVKTDDIKYIVRWNDNSDVLNSKEYNRKLDLNLAQVEIDLQNVTIYEEIRNLGEKNFRKSLAEILDETHTYFGGYKRQILEFVSHNEKLSGEELKNALLGEAEKWNKQAFVAANRLEGVVGSNFCKKGRSFIDSLGNESYKQEIFSHWSEDCLWDGKKLSDEELKEEVLRYFRYFKPSETRHYRRSLDGSGHYVAFMKFSPDKGEMSEVGFSYLVYREFMHPTAVKQTIILLSVIFVVLALFPLFFKNSLVDPLNGLLAGVEKVNKGDLDVVVPVKVRDEIGFLADSFNAMVSSIKQARRELQDYAENLEEKVRERTREVQEKMEEVQRLKVQQDGDYFLTSLLAKPLFYNANKSKLVSTDFIIRQKKQFEFRGKHSDLGGDICVTGNLRLGRSDSFKRFTVAMNGDAMGKSMQGAGGALVMGVVMNSILARSAANNRILDSTPEQWLADIYQEIHAVFKSFNGSMVISAGVYLVEDETGKCWYFNAEHPFTVLLRDGKASFVEDGLTLRKLGLDSEFDFQVHSFQLQTGDILILGSDGRDDVDLTPDETVRTINEDETLFLRHVEKARGNLEEIETEIRKTGELTDDLSLLKIEFQAEPKKDEIEDIFDSEDHIDKALNTDTVYEDARKLYKTGKLEEALYLLKTGYMHDSANQKLNKLLGLLSFKGKDYATAVEVLNNYLGSDPDLHEYWFYLSIANKKMGKYEQALSASLKLLEVDPENLSNLVNLADIYRLMEVYDRAEEYARKILQREPGNENAHKLIRLIERDR, encoded by the coding sequence ATGGGATTCAATACAATCTCTTGGGACTTAGTCCTATTTAACTATTATTCTTTCGGAAGTCTATTGGTCACTTTGACCACCCTCCTTCTCGGTATTTTCTATCTTACCTTAAAGAATAAAACGGTGGCAACGACCCACTTAGGTTGGGGATTTATCCTTCTTACTTTTTTCGAAAGCGGGTATTTCTTCGCTGCGCTCCTATATCATCCGTTCGCTTCGTACCACCGATGGATCACGGGCGGCTTTATTCTTCCCGCTTTGACTCATTATACCCAATTTCTTTTGAGGTTTCCGGGTAATAGCAACCAACGTTTAGCGAAATGGATTCTGATCGTAGAGTATTCCGTCATCACGGTCGTCGTTATTCTTTTCATTTACTTGACTTCCGTTGCCGAGCGCATTTATCACTTCACCGCTCATCACTGGGATGTAAACGCCTACGATGCGAGCCGCTATTTGGCGATCGTAATCGCCATCGTGTCCATAGTCGGCTTCCTGATCATTCCGATTTGGAGAATTTTCGTAACGAAGGATAAGAGACGGATCGCCTTGATCATGTTTACGGTAGGATTTCTGGTCGCCGCGATCTATCCGAATGTCTCCAATGTTTTGAGCCGAGACGGAGCGATGGAACGTTCTACGTACATGACTTCGAACGTAATCTTCTTCTTGGCGGCATTCTCCGTTCTAGTGATTGCATTCATCAATAATAGCGCAGAAAGAACCACGTTCATGGTAAAAATCGTGGGGATCACCCTGTTTACGATCTGCTTGATCATGCAAGCGCTCGTATTCATTTCCAGCCAAGAGAAAGAGTCCGAATATGATAGCTTAAAAATGGTGAACATCGAGCGGGCGATCGAAAACGGGGTCAAGACGGACGATATAAAATACATCGTCCGCTGGAACGATAATAGCGACGTTTTAAATTCGAAAGAATACAATCGGAAATTGGACCTGAATCTCGCGCAGGTAGAGATCGACCTTCAGAACGTAACGATTTACGAGGAAATCCGGAATTTAGGGGAAAAGAATTTTCGGAAATCTTTGGCGGAAATTCTGGACGAGACCCACACGTATTTTGGCGGCTACAAGCGGCAGATATTGGAATTCGTATCTCACAACGAAAAACTTTCCGGCGAGGAATTGAAGAACGCTTTATTGGGCGAGGCGGAAAAATGGAATAAGCAGGCCTTCGTCGCAGCTAATCGATTAGAAGGAGTTGTGGGCTCGAATTTTTGCAAAAAGGGTCGTTCCTTTATAGATTCGCTAGGAAACGAATCCTATAAGCAGGAGATATTTTCCCATTGGTCGGAAGATTGCCTTTGGGACGGAAAGAAACTCTCCGACGAAGAATTAAAGGAAGAAGTTCTCCGGTATTTCCGCTATTTTAAACCGAGCGAAACTCGCCACTATCGGAGGAGTCTGGACGGATCCGGACATTACGTGGCTTTCATGAAATTTTCACCGGATAAAGGTGAAATGAGCGAAGTCGGATTTTCTTATCTAGTCTATCGCGAATTTATGCACCCGACAGCGGTGAAACAGACGATTATTCTTCTTTCGGTAATCTTCGTCGTTTTAGCCTTATTTCCTCTCTTCTTCAAGAACAGTCTTGTGGATCCGCTCAACGGTCTTTTGGCCGGGGTTGAGAAAGTCAACAAGGGAGATCTAGACGTAGTCGTTCCGGTGAAAGTTCGGGACGAAATCGGCTTTCTCGCCGATTCGTTTAACGCGATGGTTTCTTCGATCAAACAGGCAAGACGGGAACTTCAGGATTACGCCGAAAATTTGGAGGAAAAAGTCCGAGAGAGAACGAGAGAAGTGCAGGAAAAAATGGAAGAGGTCCAACGGCTCAAAGTGCAGCAGGACGGGGACTACTTCCTGACTTCCCTTTTGGCAAAACCGCTCTTTTATAATGCGAATAAATCCAAGTTGGTATCCACGGATTTCATTATCCGGCAGAAGAAACAATTCGAGTTCCGAGGAAAACATTCCGATTTGGGCGGGGATATTTGCGTCACCGGAAACCTACGTTTAGGAAGATCCGACTCTTTTAAAAGGTTCACAGTCGCCATGAACGGCGATGCAATGGGAAAATCCATGCAGGGAGCCGGTGGAGCCTTGGTAATGGGAGTCGTTATGAACTCCATTTTAGCCAGATCCGCGGCAAACAACCGTATCTTGGATTCCACTCCGGAACAATGGTTGGCCGACATCTACCAGGAAATTCATGCGGTTTTCAAATCCTTCAACGGTTCGATGGTCATTTCCGCGGGTGTCTATTTGGTCGAAGACGAGACCGGTAAGTGCTGGTATTTCAATGCGGAACACCCTTTTACGGTTCTTTTGCGGGACGGAAAGGCGAGTTTCGTGGAAGATGGTTTGACCTTACGGAAGCTAGGCTTGGATTCGGAATTCGATTTCCAAGTTCATTCGTTTCAATTGCAAACCGGAGATATTCTGATTCTAGGTTCGGACGGAAGGGACGACGTGGATTTGACTCCCGACGAGACCGTTCGTACGATCAACGAAGACGAGACCTTATTTTTGCGCCATGTCGAAAAAGCCAGAGGCAATCTAGAGGAGATCGAAACGGAAATCCGAAAAACGGGGGAACTTACGGATGACCTATCCCTCCTGAAGATCGAATTCCAAGCAGAGCCTAAGAAAGATGAAATCGAGGATATCTTCGACTCCGAAGATCATATAGACAAGGCTCTCAATACCGACACGGTGTACGAGGACGCAAGAAAACTCTATAAGACCGGTAAGCTTGAGGAAGCTCTATATCTTTTGAAGACGGGCTATATGCACGATAGCGCCAATCAGAAATTGAATAAACTTCTCGGTTTGCTAAGCTTCAAAGGGAAGGATTACGCGACTGCAGTAGAAGTTCTGAACAATTATCTAGGAAGCGATCCGGACCTCCACGAATACTGGTTCTATCTCTCGATCGCCAATAAGAAAATGGGTAAATACGAACAGGCACTTTCCGCAAGCCTCAAGTTGCTGGAAGTGGATCCTGAAAATTTATCCAATCTAGTAAACCTGGCGGATATATATCGACTGATGGAAGTTTATGATCGTGCCGAGGAATATGCTAGGAAGATCCTGCAGAGAGAACCCGGAAACGAAAACGCTCATAAACTGATTCGTCTCATCGAGAGGGACCGGTGA
- a CDS encoding MATE family efflux transporter, with the protein MKRKFYRLAFYNILANLSVPLAGLADAAVLGQLETHTFLAGVALTNVVFDYLFWSFAFLRMGTTGLTAQAYGEGNESKSDLILFRSLFLGLGIGLCILLLKNPIREFSFFLLQGDEQVKSAGLEYFQARIGSAPATLCNFALMGWFLGRSKSGVVLFATVLSNLLNIVLDFWFVLYLDWRSWGAGIATTISQFFMLFIFLVCYIRERSRFSLFSTGSEKFFSWPDFRSLLSLNKDILLRTVMLVTAFGIFRNFSSVFGSVVLAGNAILLELILVAAYWIDGTAVAAETLAGEAKGKKDLGSMSFLLELALISAGTIGFLFSFFIIFFPDWIFPWISKNQEVLKITYRYRFWLAPVLLLGSVAFVLDGFFLGLSEGKILRNAMVVSTLLFFLPVAITGKEQGNNDLLWLSLGFYMLGRSLTLGRQAFRLLNPKG; encoded by the coding sequence TTGAAACGAAAATTTTATCGTCTGGCATTTTATAATATCTTGGCGAACCTTTCCGTCCCCTTGGCCGGGTTAGCGGACGCAGCAGTACTAGGTCAGTTGGAAACCCATACTTTTCTAGCGGGCGTGGCGCTGACCAACGTGGTCTTTGATTACCTTTTTTGGAGTTTCGCCTTTTTGCGTATGGGAACCACCGGACTTACCGCTCAGGCTTACGGAGAAGGAAACGAATCTAAATCCGACCTGATACTCTTCCGGTCTTTGTTTTTGGGACTCGGGATCGGATTGTGCATTTTACTCTTAAAAAATCCGATACGTGAGTTTTCCTTTTTTCTTTTGCAAGGTGACGAACAGGTAAAATCGGCTGGCTTGGAGTATTTCCAGGCTCGTATCGGAAGTGCGCCCGCCACACTTTGCAATTTCGCTTTAATGGGCTGGTTTTTAGGAAGAAGCAAAAGCGGAGTCGTACTATTCGCTACCGTTCTCTCGAACTTATTGAACATAGTCTTGGATTTCTGGTTCGTACTCTACTTGGATTGGCGCTCCTGGGGAGCGGGCATAGCTACCACGATCAGCCAATTCTTCATGCTCTTTATTTTTCTAGTATGCTATATACGGGAGAGGAGTCGCTTTTCACTTTTCTCCACCGGTTCGGAAAAATTTTTTTCATGGCCGGACTTCAGATCGTTATTATCTCTGAACAAAGACATCCTATTGCGCACCGTGATGCTGGTCACCGCGTTCGGTATTTTCAGAAATTTCAGTTCTGTTTTCGGATCCGTAGTTTTGGCGGGAAACGCGATCCTGTTAGAATTGATTTTGGTAGCGGCGTATTGGATAGATGGGACTGCAGTGGCCGCGGAAACCTTAGCCGGGGAAGCGAAAGGCAAAAAAGATCTTGGAAGCATGTCGTTTTTACTCGAGCTCGCCTTGATTTCCGCCGGAACCATCGGGTTTCTATTTTCTTTTTTTATCATATTCTTTCCCGATTGGATCTTCCCTTGGATTTCCAAAAATCAGGAAGTGCTTAAGATAACGTATCGCTATCGATTCTGGTTAGCTCCGGTGCTTTTACTCGGTTCGGTCGCCTTCGTTTTGGATGGATTCTTTTTGGGACTTTCTGAGGGAAAAATCCTCCGAAACGCGATGGTCGTGAGCACGCTTCTATTTTTCCTTCCGGTCGCAATAACGGGAAAAGAGCAAGGAAACAACGATCTTCTCTGGTTGTCCCTCGGTTTTTATATGCTTGGCCGTTCCCTCACCCTCGGACGTCAGGCCTTCCGACTTTTGAACCCGAAAGGTTAG
- a CDS encoding dicarboxylate/amino acid:cation symporter, with amino-acid sequence MVVFERIRRFNSNLIALIRKELWSRVLLGLFLGTIVGLCLSPEYELVSKDSSSILSAWLGLPGQLFLILLQMIMIPLVFSSILLGVSAGETVENLRKFGFRVFLYFVFTTFVAVSFGIAIASFIRPGNFVDPAGIPETGILAKIPTQTEAPSFQKIPELFLSVLPKNPFQTLFAGDMLGVVLLGILVGVALLSLDGPTFKSVTEMFQAVFKTSMVFVNWAMKLAPFAVFGLIAQMTAKIGFHILVSLGVYFFCVLGGLVFILFFYSLLLALVAKRNPIRFFKNAGELQLLAFSTSSSAAVLPFTLRTGIEKMGVSKKIAEFIIPLGATINMDGTALYQATATVFLAQVYGIELTLFQLGFVLVATVIASIGTPSTPGLGIVILATILTGVGIPTEGIGIIFGVDRLLDMCRTVVNVTGDLVACNVFQRLQDAEENSSS; translated from the coding sequence ATGGTCGTCTTTGAAAGAATCCGAAGGTTCAATTCAAATCTGATTGCCCTCATCCGAAAAGAGCTATGGTCTCGGGTACTTCTGGGATTGTTTTTAGGAACGATCGTTGGTCTATGTTTGAGCCCCGAGTACGAACTGGTTTCGAAGGATAGCAGCTCGATTCTCTCCGCTTGGTTAGGGTTACCCGGGCAACTATTCCTGATACTCCTGCAGATGATCATGATTCCGCTGGTCTTCTCGTCCATCCTGCTCGGTGTCAGCGCCGGTGAAACCGTGGAAAACCTGAGAAAGTTCGGGTTTCGAGTTTTTTTGTACTTCGTCTTTACGACTTTCGTCGCTGTATCTTTTGGAATCGCAATCGCGAGTTTTATCCGACCGGGAAATTTCGTGGATCCGGCCGGAATCCCTGAAACGGGCATTCTTGCAAAGATCCCTACGCAAACGGAAGCCCCTAGTTTCCAGAAAATACCCGAGCTGTTTCTTTCCGTTTTACCCAAAAATCCTTTCCAAACTCTGTTCGCCGGAGACATGCTCGGCGTAGTTCTATTGGGGATCTTGGTGGGAGTCGCTCTGCTTTCCTTGGACGGGCCTACTTTCAAATCGGTCACAGAGATGTTCCAAGCTGTCTTTAAAACGAGCATGGTTTTCGTAAACTGGGCTATGAAATTAGCTCCGTTCGCAGTCTTCGGTTTGATCGCACAGATGACCGCGAAAATCGGTTTTCATATTCTAGTAAGTTTGGGCGTATATTTCTTTTGCGTTTTGGGAGGATTGGTCTTCATACTGTTTTTTTATTCCCTTTTACTTGCTCTTGTAGCAAAAAGAAATCCGATCCGGTTCTTTAAGAATGCCGGGGAACTCCAACTTCTCGCCTTCTCCACATCTAGTTCCGCGGCGGTCTTACCTTTTACTTTAAGGACTGGAATCGAAAAGATGGGAGTGTCCAAAAAAATAGCCGAGTTTATCATTCCTTTAGGTGCGACCATCAACATGGATGGAACCGCACTTTACCAAGCGACGGCCACGGTTTTTCTGGCTCAGGTATACGGAATAGAGCTTACCCTCTTCCAATTGGGATTCGTGCTGGTAGCGACCGTAATCGCATCCATCGGCACGCCCAGCACTCCGGGTTTAGGAATCGTGATTTTGGCTACCATCCTGACCGGCGTAGGAATTCCTACCGAAGGAATCGGAATCATCTTTGGCGTGGATCGACTGCTGGATATGTGTAGAACCGTCGTAAACGTAACGGGCGATCTTGTGGCCTGCAACGTATTTCAACGACTGCAGGATGCCGAAGAGAACTCCTCCTCTTGA